The DNA segment AGCGCTCCCATAAACCTGATTCATCAAGTCGATTGCATTGGAATAATTCAGAAAATAATTGAATTAAATTCTTGGAACGAAACCTTCAACGCCGTTACTCCTTTCCATCCCAGCCGAAAGGACTATTACACGCAAAAAGCTGTCGAACTAAATTTGGCTTTGCCGGAATTTAATACTGAAAACACAAGTTTTGGAAGGATTATTTCGAGTTCTAAAATCGAAACTGTTTTGGAATACATCTTTGTGAAGCCAACTTTATAAAGTTAAAATCTAAATAATGGAATGCAATTGAATAATCAGTCCAATTTTTCTTGTTTGCAAAAATAGTGTTGCAGTAAATTGGACAGTTCTTCCTTTTTAATTGGTTTAGAAATATAACCATTGCATCCGGCTTCTATCGTTTTTGCTTTATCTCCTTCAAGTGCAAAAGCGGTTTGAGCCAAAATAATTACCTCTTTATTGAATTTTCTAATTTCCCTGGTGGCTTCATATCCATTCATTTGAGGCATTTGGATATCCATCAAAATTAAATCGATGTCTGGATTGTTTCGGCAAATTTCCACCGCTTCGACACCTGTTTGAGCTGTTACTATTTCCTTGCTAAAGAGCTCAACAACCTTTAAAATCAACATCTTGGAAATTTTGTCGTCTTCGGCAACCAGTATTTTCAGATTCTTGACCTCACAAGGGATTTGATTCATTGGCAGAACATTTTGCGTACTATCGTTTTCCTCCAATTGGTATATGTAGGGAATTGTAAAATAAAATGTAGATCCTTTTTCGATTTCGCTTTCCACCCAAATTTTGCCGCCAAGCAATTCTACATAGGCTTTTGCAATGGCCAAGCCCAAACCTGCTCCTTGTCGGGCCATTTTGTCGTTGAAATCAGCCTGGATAAATCGTTCGAATATGGCTTTTTGCCTATCTTTTGAAATTCCGATTCCGGAATCCTTCACAAAAAATTCAATATAATCGCCCTTTATCTCGAATCCAAATTCTATAGTTCCCTTAACGGTATATTTGATGGCATTTTTAACCAAATTGATAAGAATGGCGTACAATTTTTCGGAATCTGAACTAATGATGGTTTCTTCCTTGACTGAAGGTTTTCTTAGGATAAGTTGAATTCCTTTGTCCAGGGTTTCTGGCATAAAAAAAGTATGAATGTATTGCATTTGTTCCTCAACGTTTGTTGCTGAAAAGCTGACATTCATTTGTCCGGCTTCGATTTTTGAAATATCGACAATGTCATTGATAATGTTTAACAGGCGGATGCCGCTTTTTTCTATAATTTCAATATATTTTTTCTGTTCCTCGTTGCTAATATTGTCTTCTTTCAACAATTCGGCAAAACCCACTATCCCATTCATTGGAGTCCTGATTTCGTGACTCATGTTGGCAAGGAAGGCTGATTTTAATTGATCGCTTTCTTCCGCTTTCACTATGGCTTTCTGCAATTGCCAATTTGTTTCTTTCAATTTTTCCTTGGAATCAATCAACTTTTTATAGTTTTTGCGAAGTGATTTGTTCATTTGTTCATATTCCTTGTTTTTAACGGACAAATCTAGATTTAATCGCGCTGCAATGATTCTCGCGCGCTGTTTGGTAACAAGTAATGAGTAAGACAAAGCAAATAACAACAAACTTATTATTAAGCCGCCAATTAATATGATCAGCGTTTTGGTCGTAAAGATGAATGCTTTTTCTGAAGGTTGTGAAAACACCAATATCCATTTTTTTTTATTGAACAAAACAGGAAGCACTAGCGTTTTGTTTTTTGTTTGACCACTTTCTATTCTGTTTTTCTGACTATCAAACAAAAGGTTTTTTGGCGAAACAACATCGTCATAAATATTCAATCGAATGTTTTTTTCGTCATTTAAGTCCCACTTTCCTAAAATACTTTTCATCAAATCGTCCATGCGAAACGGACTGTAAACCCAGCCGATGATGGCTGCCCGGCGATCTGCTATTGTATTTAAAGGAGCATTTTTGTATACCGGAGCATACATTATCGTGCCAGCCTGCACCTTTCCTTTTTTTGTTCCCTGAAGCAAAACTACTTTTCCTGACAGTGTTGGCACATTTAGGTCGCGAGCCTCTTCCATGGCTTTGCGCCTAACGGGTTCGGAATATATGTCGAAACCAAAAGCAAGAGCGTTTCTTTGGTCAAATGGCTCAATAAAAATTATGGGAGCATAAACATCCCTTATTCCTTGAGGATAAACGGTATATTTAGGAAATCCTTCTTTCCGAACAGCAGAAATATGATTTTTTAGTTGGTCTTTTTTAATTATGGATGAAAACCCAAAGGCCTGAACGCCAATAAAATTCTCGTTTATTCTGGAAAATTTATTAAAAAGTTGCCATTCTTCCCGTGTAACCGATTTAGAGGCTTCAAAAAAGGAAGAACCACTAAGCAAAAACTGGGCATGCAAATTAATTTGTACAAAAATTTTGGTTTTAATCTCATTACAAACTAAGTCAAACTCTTTTTGGGACTGAACTTCTTCTTCTTGTCTGAAATAATTGGAAACGCCAAAAGTCAGGACAAGTCCAATAATCAGGATTGCAAAAGACTTCCATATTGGATTGTAATTTCTCACAGAGATTTTTTTATAAGTCTTGGTTTGACTAATTAATGTAATTCTTGGTTTATTTTGACTTCGCTTTTTTTGTTTAAAACAAATAAAAGCCGATAAGACAATCTGTTAAATCAGTTTTTATCACAAAAATAATGCAAAATTTCATACAACTACTATAAAAAATTAGAATATTTTTAGAGACTTTAAATTTATGGCTTCATCTATCGAACAAGAAAAAAACATCCAATACCCTGAAAAACCGCACCATTTGACTTTAATTTTATCAAAGTTTGATTTCGAAATTCCTACTTTTGAAAAAAAAAAAAATTTGAGTTCAAAAAAACCATATAAAAAGTGAAAACTAAAATAAAAAAGGCCTTTTCATCTAGAATTAATGCCGTTGGATTACCCATTTTGGCCTTGTGTTGGGTCTGCTTTTTTTGGGGCACAACCTGGATTGCTTCAAAAGAAGGCGTGCGACACATGCCTGCTTTACAACTTGCGGGAATCAGGCAATTCATTGGCGGAATTCTTTATGTCGCTTTCTTTTTATACAAAAAAGCTCCTTGGCCAAAGGGAAAACAATGGAAAGCCATATTTATTTTAAGCATTCTAAATTTTGCATTGAGCAATGGCTTGAGCACTTGGGGCGTCAAATATATCAGTAGTGGTTTGGGGGCCATCATAGGAGCCATTTTCCCTCTTTGGATTGTTTTTATCACCCTTTTTAGAGGCGAAAGAATCGCTCGCTTGTCGATACTGGGACTTGTAGTGAGTTTTGCCGGGGTTTGTGTCATTTTCTACGATCATCTGGCCGATTTCTTGAAACCTGATTTTAGATTTGGCATTTTCCTGTCACTGATAGCAACAGTAAGTTGGGCCTTTGGGAGTTTGTATACCAAGAAAAAAGCGGCGAGTTTCAATCCCTATTTCAGTTTGGGATTGCAGATGCTGATTTCAAGTTTTATCACCTTGGCCATTACTGGTGCGACCGGAACTGGAGTAAACATCGGTTCGATTCCGGCAAATTCTTGGTGGGCAATTGCCTATTTGGTCATCATTGGTTCCGTGCTCACCTTTATTGCCTATATTTATATGCTTCAAAGGCTTCCGCCGGAAATAAACAGTATTTATGCCTATGTAAATCCTATTGTGGCGGTTTTGTTGGGTGCCTTGATTTTTGGTGAACAACTCACGATGGCAATCGCAATAGGTGGCGGAATAACATTATTAGGGCTGTATTTGGTAAATTATTCGATGCGGAAAGCTAAAATATAACAAAAATTCCCAAGATCACACTTGGGAATTTTTTATACTAAAAATAGGCTGTTACCAGATTTTCACTCGTTTCTCTGGAGCAATATACATTCCGTCTCCTGACTTAATCTCGAAAGCTTTATAAAAGGAGTCTATGTTCAGCAAAGGAACATAAGCCCTGTATATTCCTGGTGAATGGGGATCCGTTTTTACCAAATTTTTTATGGCTTCGTCACGCATTTTGGTTCTCCAAACCGTGGCCCAAGAAATAAAGAAACGCTGTTCTGGCGTGTAACCGTCTATAAGTCCTGGATTTCCATTTTCCTTCAAATAAATTTGCAAACCATCGTAAGCAGCATTTATTCCTCCTAGATCACCAATGTTTTCACCCAAGGTAAATTTTCCGTCAACGAAAATTCCCGGCAAAGGTTGCAAAGCGCTGTATTGATCCGCAAGTGAACCCGTCAAAGCAGCAAATTGCTTTTGGTCATCAGCCGTCCACCAATCATTTAGGTTTCCGTCAGCATCATAACGAGAACCCGAATCGTCAAATCCGTGTGAGATTTCGTGACCAATCACTGCTCCAATTCCTCCATAATTTACAGCTTCATCTGCTTGATAATTGTAGAATGGCGGTTGTAAAATCGCTGCAGGAAATACAATTTCGTTGTAAGAAGGATTGTAATAGGCGTTCACGGTTTGTGGCGACATATGCCATTCGGTCTTGTCAACGGGTTTGTACAATTTGTCTATGT comes from the Flavobacterium limnophilum genome and includes:
- a CDS encoding CHASE domain-containing protein; protein product: MRNYNPIWKSFAILIIGLVLTFGVSNYFRQEEEVQSQKEFDLVCNEIKTKIFVQINLHAQFLLSGSSFFEASKSVTREEWQLFNKFSRINENFIGVQAFGFSSIIKKDQLKNHISAVRKEGFPKYTVYPQGIRDVYAPIIFIEPFDQRNALAFGFDIYSEPVRRKAMEEARDLNVPTLSGKVVLLQGTKKGKVQAGTIMYAPVYKNAPLNTIADRRAAIIGWVYSPFRMDDLMKSILGKWDLNDEKNIRLNIYDDVVSPKNLLFDSQKNRIESGQTKNKTLVLPVLFNKKKWILVFSQPSEKAFIFTTKTLIILIGGLIISLLLFALSYSLLVTKQRARIIAARLNLDLSVKNKEYEQMNKSLRKNYKKLIDSKEKLKETNWQLQKAIVKAEESDQLKSAFLANMSHEIRTPMNGIVGFAELLKEDNISNEEQKKYIEIIEKSGIRLLNIINDIVDISKIEAGQMNVSFSATNVEEQMQYIHTFFMPETLDKGIQLILRKPSVKEETIISSDSEKLYAILINLVKNAIKYTVKGTIEFGFEIKGDYIEFFVKDSGIGISKDRQKAIFERFIQADFNDKMARQGAGLGLAIAKAYVELLGGKIWVESEIEKGSTFYFTIPYIYQLEENDSTQNVLPMNQIPCEVKNLKILVAEDDKISKMLILKVVELFSKEIVTAQTGVEAVEICRNNPDIDLILMDIQMPQMNGYEATREIRKFNKEVIILAQTAFALEGDKAKTIEAGCNGYISKPIKKEELSNLLQHYFCKQEKLD
- a CDS encoding DMT family transporter, whose protein sequence is MKTKIKKAFSSRINAVGLPILALCWVCFFWGTTWIASKEGVRHMPALQLAGIRQFIGGILYVAFFLYKKAPWPKGKQWKAIFILSILNFALSNGLSTWGVKYISSGLGAIIGAIFPLWIVFITLFRGERIARLSILGLVVSFAGVCVIFYDHLADFLKPDFRFGIFLSLIATVSWAFGSLYTKKKAASFNPYFSLGLQMLISSFITLAITGATGTGVNIGSIPANSWWAIAYLVIIGSVLTFIAYIYMLQRLPPEINSIYAYVNPIVAVLLGALIFGEQLTMAIAIGGGITLLGLYLVNYSMRKAKI